One Halobaculum roseum DNA segment encodes these proteins:
- a CDS encoding type II/IV secretion system ATPase subunit — MTDQGQANPSSELKQLAMKRPHLREHLQKFKQITGEFPMFVDEIEGEHEARRPNVLYPVGGPIFCHVYGDFGQDTKYYTVEPTLSGAEEQVLDTVKSKLLRQSGHKPAPEGESGYDDLIEELLEDVTAVTEEQGQRNVLSTIKNFGRVEVSKQTYDNIRYRLNRDIVGFGPLEPVMRDPENEDIHVIGPKECHVDHGVFGMLETTVDFGTPTEFDNWLRNMGERMGDPVSDSNPIIDSTLPDGSRINIIYSDDVSIKGSSLTIRQGEETPLSINQITKWGTLSPELAAYLWLCLENEQTVFVVGETASGKTTTLNAVLSYIPRDSKIYTAEDTAEVVPPHSTWQQLLTREGDGGDSNDVDMFDLVAAALRSRPDYIIVGEVRGAEGRMAFQAAQTGHPVMLTFHASDIVSMIQRFTSEPINVPETFMDVADVALFQNRVKQGDKVLRRVTSVQEIEGYSKEMDGVVTRQVFDWDPVEDEIVFRGRNNSYVLEEQIATLLGYADTRDIYDDLSFRAELIERMIQEGILGYHEVNEAITSFQRDGVDGLPFDMHRTT; from the coding sequence ATGACAGATCAAGGACAGGCGAACCCCTCGAGCGAGCTGAAGCAGCTGGCGATGAAGCGGCCGCATCTGCGCGAGCACCTGCAGAAGTTCAAGCAGATCACCGGGGAGTTCCCGATGTTCGTCGACGAGATCGAGGGCGAACACGAGGCCCGCCGCCCGAACGTGCTGTACCCGGTCGGCGGCCCGATCTTCTGTCACGTGTACGGCGACTTCGGGCAGGACACGAAGTACTACACCGTCGAGCCGACGCTGTCGGGCGCCGAGGAGCAGGTGCTCGACACGGTGAAATCGAAGCTGCTGCGCCAGAGCGGCCACAAGCCCGCTCCGGAGGGCGAGTCCGGGTACGACGACCTCATCGAGGAGCTGCTGGAGGACGTCACCGCCGTCACCGAGGAACAGGGCCAGCGCAACGTCCTCTCGACGATCAAGAACTTCGGCCGCGTCGAGGTGTCGAAACAGACGTACGACAACATCCGCTACCGGCTCAACCGCGACATCGTCGGGTTCGGGCCGCTGGAGCCGGTCATGCGCGACCCGGAGAACGAGGACATCCACGTCATCGGCCCGAAGGAGTGTCACGTCGACCACGGCGTCTTCGGCATGCTGGAGACGACCGTCGACTTCGGGACGCCCACGGAGTTCGACAACTGGCTGCGCAACATGGGCGAGCGGATGGGCGACCCCGTCTCCGACTCCAACCCCATCATCGACTCGACGCTGCCGGACGGGTCGCGTATCAACATCATCTACTCCGACGACGTGTCGATCAAGGGCTCCTCGCTCACCATCCGCCAGGGCGAGGAGACGCCCCTCTCGATCAACCAGATCACGAAGTGGGGGACGCTCAGCCCCGAACTGGCGGCGTACCTCTGGCTGTGTCTGGAGAACGAGCAGACCGTCTTCGTCGTCGGGGAGACGGCGTCCGGGAAGACGACGACGCTCAACGCCGTCCTCTCGTACATCCCCCGGGACTCGAAGATCTACACAGCGGAGGACACCGCGGAGGTCGTCCCGCCCCACAGCACGTGGCAGCAGCTCCTGACGCGGGAGGGCGACGGCGGCGACTCCAACGACGTGGACATGTTCGACCTCGTCGCCGCCGCGCTGCGCTCGCGCCCCGACTACATCATCGTGGGTGAGGTCCGCGGCGCCGAGGGTCGCATGGCGTTCCAGGCGGCCCAGACGGGTCACCCGGTCATGCTGACGTTCCACGCCTCCGACATCGTCTCGATGATCCAGCGGTTCACCTCCGAGCCGATCAACGTCCCCGAGACGTTCATGGACGTGGCCGACGTGGCGCTGTTCCAGAACCGCGTCAAGCAGGGAGACAAGGTGCTGCGTCGGGTCACCTCAGTCCAGGAGATCGAGGGCTACTCCAAGGAGATGGACGGCGTCGTCACCCGGCAGGTGTTCGACTGGGACCCCGTGGAGGACGAGATCGTCTTCCGCGGGCGCAACAACTCCTACGTGCTCGAAGAGCAGATCGCGACGCTGCTGGGCTACGCCGACACCCGCGACATCTACGACGACCTGAGCTTCCGCGCGGAGCTCATCGAGCGGATGATCCAGGAGGGCATCCTCGGCTACCACGAGGTGAACGAGGCGATCACCTCCTTCCAGCGCGACGGCGTCGACGGGCTCCCCTTCGACATGCACCGCACGACCTGA